Sequence from the Equus przewalskii isolate Varuska chromosome 11, EquPr2, whole genome shotgun sequence genome:
TATTAAGTGGAATCTGGAGAGCTGTGCTTTGAAAATGACACATGCATTCACTAATTCCACCGACTCTTCAGTCTGAGTGGGCACATGAGAAGTACACAGTCTGGTTCCTGGCAACCTGGAGTTGAAATATGGCTGTTACCGGAATCTGTAAAAGAGAGACGCTTACCGTGTAGCATCTCTTAAacaccaaaaaagtgaaaaaagaattaaatacaataTCGCTATTTTGAAAGTAGTACTCTGACTAGATCCATGCTTCCCATTGAGAGAAGTATTAAATGTTAAACAATCTCATAACTATTAGAGAGACTACCATTTTTATAGCCTTGTActagaaaactaaatgaaatatattatttctttctgccTCAAATTACTCTCTAAACAGGCAAATTGATAAGTATTTTCCAAATTCATCCACTGCACTAttgaataagaaaagcaaaatatttcattccagCTAAGTATTTGAACAATTCCAATTAGTGTACCTGTGAATTTTGATTCAAATaaccttttaaattaattaatttattatttttttaattaatcttttctACTTACGTATGTAGGAATGGGTCATTctaatttgtttctttgaatttgaGACTTTCTCTTATAACTAAACAATAATCAGttgataaacaaatatttatgaaacgtCTAAGACAAAATCAAATcaattttactctattttattaAACATGTTCTGCTGATCACTTTGTACATGGCatctttcacatccttgttccTGAGACTGTAGATCATGGGATTCAACATAGGGATAACCGTGGTATAAAACACAGCCGCCATTTTCCCCTGCTCCACAGACTCCTCTGTGGGATGTCTGAGATACATAAAGATAAGAGTTCCATAAAATATGATGACAGCTGTCAAATGGGACCCACAGGTGGAAAAAGCCTTCCGCCTTCCTTCCACTGACTGCATCCGTAGAATGGCAACAAGAATGAACAGATACGAAATGATCACTACAGTCAGAGTATATGTGAAGTTAATGCCTGCCAGTATGATCATTGTGTATTCTTTTACAAAGGTCCCAGCGCAGGCCAGTTTGATGAGAGGTGGGTCTGCACAGTAGAAGTGGTTGATCTCAATTTTCCCACGGAAGTACAAGCCATAAGTCCATAATGTTGCTGCCAGACTGATCACAAAACCATATATGTAAGGGAAATAAATCAGTCGAATACAGACAACCCTTGACATTTTGCTGCCATGGAGCAGAGGGTTTCCAATTGCCATATATCTATCAAGGACCATTATAGCAAGAATAAAAATTTCTACATGGACAAGGGCAATGAAGAAAAAACACTGGATTAAACAACCAGCATAAGAAATAGTTTTTGTCTCTGATAACAGGTTTTCCAACATTTTAGGGGTGATGTTGGAAGAAAAGCACACATCAACAAATGACAAATGactgaggaaaaagtacatgggacTGTTAAGCTGTGGACTGATCTTAACTAACACGATCATGCCAATATTACCCACCAGGGTAATAAGATAGACCACTACGAAAATGATGAAGAACAGAACTTGCCATTCCCGATGACTGGTTAGTCCCAAAAGAATAAACTCTGTCACGTTGGTGAAGTTGAGCATTTTCTCAGTTCTAAGTCAATATTAGTTACAAATCTCGGTAATaactaaaaggaaattttaaaattagatattcattatttatatctttatccATACTcccttttattgtttcctttattaaatatttatgactGGACTTTGCTACTCTTTTCAGCAAATCCTTTCTGAACACTTGCTAGATAACAGGCTCTGTGAAACTTACCAAAATGAACAAATACACAGGCCCTGTTACATAGCACTTATAAAAATATTGTGATTGAAATATGCTAGTACTAAATATTGTGATTAGCCAAATTTCCAAGACTACTTTTTAAACATCCCTTGTTTCCAATACTGGCATGTTTggtactttcatatttttaatatatctactGAGGGTTATAGTGGCTTCCATCTCTTCTCCACGATTAGAGATGGAAGCCTGTTAATCAAATAATTCATCAGTCTTAAATGTCAgatgaaaaattatgtttaatttaaCTTCCTACTTGCAGTCGTTTCAATTGAAGAGGGACAAACTGATCACAGTTGTCCTTAAAGCCAAGTATAAAGGGGTAAACCACTTATACACATTCATATATTGCACAGATTCCCTAGATATGGACTCTTTTCAAATCAAACCTGTACTTAGAATCTACCAGCTATTATTATCTGTTATTTCCTAAAGATTCAAAGTAAGGCAAAGAGATTAATATCAGTATTTATAGCAGTATTAATATAAATGAACTGTCTGAAACCATAATATGTTCTTGTAGAGCTAAAATGGGGGAGGAAACTGGGGAATGATTGACCCTTCTTTGGAGACCCAGTGGACTTCTAGGAAAGCTTCTTGAGTATTTTGTACCTATACTCTCAAATATGACTGGTATCATATCAACCTCTTCCCAGAATATTTTACAAGTTATTTTCCTGAGAAAAGACAAGTGCTTTGCATGATGTTAATACGTATTATGGAGAAAGTTTCACAAGttttcattcatcaaataatAGTGAGAAATCTTCATATTCTATTGAATCTCTTAGACATAGACAATCtaccaaataaaattaaactataagAAGTTTCATGGGAAAGAATTCTGTTATGCTTAGTCTAGCTAGTAATTATTTAGcttgaaaatgagagagagagattccattATCATAAATGAACATTCATTTCCTTTAGAACACAGAGTATAATTCTATTCAATAAGAATCTCGAGATATCTTTCAACAGGACAATGAATTTCTTGGAGATGGATTGCGACATGCCACCCAGAGACTAAATGTCATTTCTAAGGaaaatgattatttctaaaatacttattttaaccTCCAGGATTACACTTAAACTAAAATTTGATGGTTATCCATATTTATCACTGGGTAATGAGCAGGAAAGATAAGAGCAGGCAGGAAGATAAACTTCATtgccatataaaaataaaaacagacccTTATCACAAAAGTAATCCACTGCTTGCCATACATTCCATCTGTAAAGAAAAGTTTTCTCAAGAGAACGAAGAAAGTTACCAACCAAAGTATATTAGCTGGAGACAAGATAACTCCAGAGTCTAAggctcattatttaaaaatcgAGGCATTAACTaatggattaaaatttttaagaataatatcAGTTAAAGTTGTCTAAAATTGGGTAAATTGCCTTGGAAATTATTTCTGTGTAGGCTGAAAACCTAGTACTGAGTTGAtaaatttatctctaaaattatttgttttgtgaTAAAAATATGGTGGTGATgttttggatctgactccaaaaacaaaagcaacaaaagcaaaaagaaacaaatggaactacatcaaaataaaaagcttctgcacagcaaagggaaccatcaacaaaatgaaaaggcaacctacta
This genomic interval carries:
- the LOC103562674 gene encoding olfactory receptor 5M3-like; the protein is MLNFTNVTEFILLGLTSHREWQVLFFIIFVVVYLITLVGNIGMIVLVKISPQLNSPMYFFLSHLSFVDVCFSSNITPKMLENLLSETKTISYAGCLIQCFFFIALVHVEIFILAIMVLDRYMAIGNPLLHGSKMSRVVCIRLIYFPYIYGFVISLAATLWTYGLYFRGKIEINHFYCADPPLIKLACAGTFVKEYTMIILAGINFTYTLTVVIISYLFILVAILRMQSVEGRRKAFSTCGSHLTAVIIFYGTLIFMYLRHPTEESVEQGKMAAVFYTTVIPMLNPMIYSLRNKDVKDAMYKVISRTCLIK